A window of the Cucurbita pepo subsp. pepo cultivar mu-cu-16 chromosome LG01, ASM280686v2, whole genome shotgun sequence genome harbors these coding sequences:
- the LOC111787762 gene encoding uncharacterized protein LOC111787762, giving the protein MDSGNSGSMQSSSGGDEEYESRAHTIPTTFFTNPPTHAASFPANFHPPPPPQSSSTSSSSAAMFDHLSTLFDPRYSLSNQNPLLNLDMFWSRTMRSDQVSPDLPGPPPDSSATAAAAADQNLSSISNFSGVQTFSQPSDATNSFQPTHQSELQNIPNNCGGGANVARSSKKRPRASRRAPTTVLTTDTTNFRAMVQEFTGIPAPPFTAASSSPFTRNAARFDLFGGGGGAARSAAHLDVVPSTQTYLLRPLPQKPPFLSPSQSTFLAGTNLQNPIFDIHNMFQSNPKFIPSSNDQNLKMGLFDEFGLNNHSHDLPPAAQTLQSNNNAHNPPPATWVGGGGGGGESNQQGVNLRSGNGNINGKLIRYAAGAAYSTGFLGDKAAENLRARNEGMVEPWICSSDXKKKKKKKKKKKKKKKKKKKKKKRKKMGKL; this is encoded by the coding sequence ATGGATTCCGGTAATAGTGGGAGTATGCAGTCCTCTAGTGGCGGCGATGAGGAGTATGAGTCACGCGCCCACACCATCCCGACTACGTTTTTCACCAACCCACCAACCCACGCGGCTTCTTTCCCTGCAAACTTCCATCCACCTCCGCCTCCTCAAtcctcctccacctcctcctcctctgccGCCATGTTTGATCATTTGTCTACTTTATTTGATCCAAGATATTCCCTTTCTAACCAAAACCCACTTCTCAATCTCGATATGTTTTGGTCCCGGACTATGAGATCTGATCAGGTTTCGCCGGATCTCCCTGGCCCACCTCCTGATTCCTctgccaccgccgccgccgccgccgatcAAAATTTATCCTCTATCTCTAATTTCTCCGGTGTTCAGACTTTTTCTCAACCATCTGACGCTACTAATTCCTTCCAACCCACCCACCAGTCTGAATTGCAGAATATTCCCAACAATTGTGGCGGTGGTGCCAACGTGGCTCGGAGCTCGAAGAAAAGGCCGAGGGCCTCTCGACGAGCTCCGACGACGGTGTTAACAACAGATACTACCAATTTCCGCGCCATGGTCCAGGAATTCACTGGGATACCAGCACCGCCATTCACAGCCGCTTCCTCCTCCCCTTTTACAAGAAACGCTGCCAGGTTCGATCTGTTTGGCGGCGGGGGAGGCGCCGCCAGGTCAGCCGCACATTTGGACGTTGTACCATCCACGCAGACTTACCTTTTGCGGCCACTTCCACAAAAACCGCCGTTTCTGTCTCCGTCACAGTCCACCTTCCTCGCCGGTACCAATTTGCAAAACCCAATTTTTGACATCCACAACATGTTTCAATCCAACCCCAAATTCATCCCTTCCTCCAATGatcaaaatctcaaaatgGGTCTTTTCGACGAGTTCGGTCTCAACAACCACAGCCATGACCTCCCACCCGCCGCCCAAACCTTACAATCGAACAACAACGCCCACAACCCACCTCCGGCGACATGggtcggcggcggcggcggcggtggagaATCAAATCAACAAGGTGTTAATTTAAGATCTGGCAATGGAAATATCAACGGAAAACTGATCCGGTACGCCGCCGGCGCTGCATATTCAACCGGATTTCTCGGCGATAAAGCGGCGGAGAATTTAAGAGCCAGAAATGAAGGTATGGTGGAACCATGGATTTGTTCTTCTGATTANaaaaaaaaaaaaaaaaaaaaaaaaaaaaaaaaaaaaaaaaaaaaaaaaaaaaaaaaaaaaaaaaaaagaaagaaaatgggaaaattATGA
- the LOC111791586 gene encoding succinate dehydrogenase [ubiquinone] iron-sulfur subunit 3, mitochondrial yields MLRTWFRNAYNKALPKPPANQKFGLLDGHPAAQQHAQEAMEAHTKFKSNQKEFRVYRWSPEHPNHKPFLQSFFIDLSKCGSMVLDALQKIKAEEDSSLSYRRSCREGICGSCAMNIDGANTVACLKPIDTDTSKPTIITPLPHMFVIKDLAVDLTNFYQQYKSIEPWLKTKRLPKDGREFRQSPAERRKLDGLYECILCACCSASCPPYWWNPEEFLGPAALLHACRWISDSRDEFEKERLQAIAEDKTKLYRCRTVQNCTANCPKSLDPSGAIHHMKAMHLLSKDNN; encoded by the exons ATGTTAAGAACCTGGTTCCGCAATGCCTACAACAAGGCCCTCCCTAAGCCGCCGGCAAACCAAAAGTTTGGACTACTGGACGGCCATCCTGCGGCTCAGCAACATGCACAGGAAGCCATGGAAGCCCATACCAAATTTAAATCCAATCAAAAGGAGTTCAGAGTGTATCGGTGGAGTCCTGAGCATCCCAACCACAAGCCTTTCCTTCAGTCTTTCTTCATTGATCTCTCTAAATGTGGCTCAATG GTATTAGATGCCTTACAGAAGATAAAAGCAGAGGAAGACTCAAGCTTGAGCTACAGAAGGTCTTGTAGGGAAGGTATATGCGGATCATGTGCTATGAACATCGATGGAGCCAACACTGTGGCTTGCCTCAAACCTATTGATACTGACACTTCCAAACCCACCATTATAACGCCCCTTCCCCATATGTTTGTCATCAAAGATCTTGCTGTTGATCTCACTAATTTCTATCAGCAATACAA GTCGATCGAGCCATGGTTGAAGACCAAAAGGTTGCCGAAGGATGGGCGAGAGTTCAGGCAATCTCCAGCGGAGAGGAGGAAGCTGGATGGGTTGTATGAGTGTATTCTGTGCGCTTGTTGCAGTGCTTCATGCCCTCCATATTGGTGGAATCCAGAGGAGTTTCTTGGCCCTGCTGCCTTGCTACACGCCTGTCGATGGATCTCTGATAGTCGAGACGAGTTCGAGAAGGAACGACTGCAAGCAATAGCTGAAGACAAGACGAAGCTGTATAGATGTAGAACTGTACAGAATTGCACAGCCAACTGCCCCAAAAGCCTTGATCCTTCCGGTGCCATTCACCACATGAAGGCTATGCATTTGCTCTCAAAGGACAACAATTAG
- the LOC111791576 gene encoding inactive TPR repeat-containing thioredoxin TTL3-like → MEDDMDKKSSCGLLNAVFGRRGFWMRRTASSASLPTIDPINDLAKVVSSCSSRRRRGGSDQPLFIHVPEESKPANRVGPNQQSQQRTMHSNQQKGVPMSKQNAGCKVAPPPNKVAATGNGYVEQGRKVPKEAIGISGELELMINDHQKSKGINGSLLRASSSNFMLFGNLGNLRQGGGGGGNAHNVVDYAPNIGREETQVTNDKYPNGGMGNIAEPQPKLSAEQSSSLCRALSTRMDPEQLKIMGNEDYKNGRFAEALTLYEAAIAIDPNKASYRSNKSAALTALGMLLDAVFECREAIRIEPHYHRAHHRLATLYLRLGEVEKAMYHYRQSGPEADHEHLAKAKAVQAHLNKCTEARRLRDWNTLIKETGFAITSGADSAPQIFALQAEAFLKLHKHQDADEAISRGPSFEVDACTKFLGPVGNANLLLIRAQVDLVAGRFDDALEAAQRASRLDTNNRETNVVMRRAQAVTAARWNGNELFKTSRFSEACLAYGEGLEHDPYNSVLLCNRATCRSKLGQFEKAVEDCTAALNVRPSYSKARLRRADCNAKLGKWEASIQDYEFLLRETPHNGEVSEALANARMQLKKQQS, encoded by the exons ATGGAAGACGACATGGACAAGAAATCAAGTTGTGGCCTTTTGAACGCTGTGTTTGGCCGCCGTGGATTTTGGATGAGACGAACTGCCTCAAGTGCTTCATTGCCAACAATTGATCCAATTAACGACCTCGCTAAAGTCGTGAGCAGCTGCAGTTCGAGGCGCCGGCGAGGCGGCTCCGATCAGCCGTTGTTCATCCATGTTCCGGAGGAGTCCAAACCAGCGAACAGGGTGGGTCCGAACCAGCAGAGTCAACAGAGGACAATGCATTCGAATCAGCAGAAGGGAGTTCCAATGAGCAAACAGAATGCGGGTTGTAAAGTAGCGCCGCCGCCGAACAAAGTGGCAGCGACGGGAAATGGGTATGTGGAACAAGGAAGAAAGGTGCCGAAGGAAGCCATTGGCATCTCCGGCGAGCTCGAGCTCATGATCAACGATCATCAAAAATCGAAGGGAATTAATGGGTCGCTTCTTCGAGCCTCCTCCAGCAATTTCATGCTCTTTGGAAATTTGG GTAACTTGAGACAAGGAGGGGGTGGAGGAGGAAATGCACACAATGTGGTTGATTATGCGCCCAATATAGGTAGAGAAGAGACTCAAGTAACAAATGATAAATACCCAAATGGTGGGATGGGGAATATAGCCGAGCCTCAACCGAAACTAAGTGCCGAACAGTCGAGTTCTCTTTGTCGAGCGTTGTCAACTCGAATGGATCCCGAGCAACTGAAGATCATGGGGAATGAAGATTACAAGAATGGAAGATTTGCAGAAGCCTTAACTTTGTATGAAGCTGCAATTGCGATCGACCCGAACAAAGCGTCGTACCGAAGCAATAAAAGTGCAGCTTTAACAGCTCTTGGCATGCTTCTTGATGCAGTTTTTGAGTGCAGAGAAGCCATTCGGATCGAACCGCATTACCACCGAGCTCATCATCGACTTGCGACATTGTATCTTAG ATTAGGAGAGGTAGAGAAGGCAATGTATCATTACAGACAATCGGGGCCCGAGGCCGATCACGAGCACTTAGCAAAAGCCAAAGCTGTTCAAGCTCATTTGAACAAATGCACTGAAGCACGACGATTACGAGATTGGAACACCCTGATTAAGGAGACTGGCTTTGCAATAACATCCGGGGCTGATTCTGCACCACAG ATATTTGCTTTGCAAGCCGAAGCCTTTTTGAAGCTTCACAAGCACCAAGATGCTGATGAAGCCATATCAAGAGGTCCAAGCTTTGAGGTGGATGCCTGTACTAAGTTCCTTGGTCCTGTTGGTAATGCCAATTTACTGCTGATTCGTGCTCAGGTCGACTTGGTTGCAGGCAG ATTCGATGATGCACTGGAGGCAGCACAACGAGCTTCTCGGCTCGACACAAACAACCGAGAGACTAACGTAGTAATGAGGCGTGCTCAAGCAGTTACAGCTGCTCGATGGAATGGCAATGAGCTATTCAAAACATCAAGGTTCTCAGAGGCCTGTCTAGCATATGGAGAGGGACTTGAGCATGATCCATACAATTCTGTGCTGCTGTGCAATCGAGCTACATGTCGGTCCAAACTCGGACAGTTCGAAAAAGCAGTTGAAGATTGCACAGCAGCCCTTAACGTTCGCCCGTCCTACAGCAAGGCTAGACTGAGACGAGCAGATTGCAACGCCAAG TTGGGAAAATGGGAAGCATCAATACAAGACTACGAGTTCTTACTCAGAGAAACTCCCCACAACGGGGAAGTCAGTGAAGCTCTCGCCAATGCCCGGATGCAGTTAAAGAAGCAGCAATCGTAA